From a single Candidatus Schekmanbacteria bacterium genomic region:
- a CDS encoding PDZ domain-containing protein, giving the protein MEYIRQIGKNFGAVYLILITIFCYQLADITSALLKIVIIPGISKPAAVEEKKKKEETQIQSVPSTINDYKIIVDRDIFHTPAESSMQANLKKIDLKNINLDTIPLSQSGLQLVGTTQGDKKDDKKSNIAVIRKGEDVNSYHVDSPINGGRVLSILKRAVVLELNGNIEKLVLDIAPVNVINKFSAPGKAGKPVNPPAPVAEKGRVIERSSLHLDNMGDFMKQMRLEPVMAGDKAQGFRVSQIKPGGIMSKIGIINGDVIKSINGMRIEKPENAYQAYQSLSKESSITVEVERGGRNITLNYELKD; this is encoded by the coding sequence ATGGAATACATAAGACAGATTGGCAAAAATTTTGGGGCAGTTTACCTTATTCTGATAACTATTTTCTGCTACCAACTTGCAGACATAACATCAGCTCTTCTTAAGATTGTTATAATTCCGGGTATATCAAAGCCCGCCGCAGTTGAAGAGAAAAAAAAAAAGGAAGAGACTCAAATTCAGTCGGTACCTTCCACAATAAATGACTATAAGATTATTGTCGATCGCGACATATTCCATACGCCGGCTGAAAGCAGCATGCAGGCAAATCTTAAAAAAATAGATTTGAAAAATATCAATCTTGATACAATACCGCTTTCTCAGTCAGGACTCCAGCTCGTTGGCACAACACAGGGTGACAAAAAAGACGATAAAAAATCCAACATAGCTGTCATAAGAAAGGGAGAAGATGTTAATTCTTACCATGTGGATTCGCCAATCAACGGAGGAAGGGTTTTAAGCATTCTGAAACGTGCCGTAGTGCTTGAGCTTAACGGAAACATTGAAAAGCTTGTGCTGGACATCGCACCGGTAAATGTTATAAATAAATTTTCCGCTCCGGGTAAAGCAGGCAAACCAGTCAATCCTCCGGCTCCGGTTGCAGAGAAAGGACGTGTGATAGAACGGTCATCGCTCCACCTTGACAATATGGGAGATTTCATGAAGCAAATGCGCCTTGAGCCTGTAATGGCGGGAGACAAGGCTCAGGGGTTCAGGGTATCACAGATAAAGCCCGGAGGCATAATGTCAAAGATAGGAATCATAAATGGTGATGTTATAAAAAGTATCAATGGTATGAGAATTGAAAAGCCGGAAAATGCTTATCAGGCTTACCAGAGTCTCTCAAAAGA
- a CDS encoding tetratricopeptide repeat protein: MKTLTSLLRYLKVRSPLTNSSLLLKRYFLALFSVIFLFLPQTVNAVGNNGSEDPLKKGVDYIYNLEFEKAGQVLGNLREKRPDDPAPYFYTAMIYWGKLFFNYDRNAIKDLDLWLDKTIEVAEKKHNAEPENGDAVFYLGGAYGFKGRIALIERSWLQTYYYGKKGNNLLLDAENLAPANYDIMLGLGMYNYFLARVPSVIKVLSFLLFLKGDSDLGIQQIEQCAAKGTYAAPEARIVLASIYTYFEKKPEKAIEHLNVLVQKYPDNPRFLYTLAIAYSKMRDEKKALVIAADIEDKISKRSQGIIDQWGPRTKYLQGEILFEQNKYADAMPFYLNAITAAKGNSNDWVIQWSNMKLGMINDALKNRELAKEYYRKVIDLNEIGEENVYVKNYAKQYISTPFVPGSQNNIE; this comes from the coding sequence ATGAAAACACTTACAAGCCTGCTCAGATATTTGAAGGTCAGATCACCTTTAACTAATTCTTCTTTACTGCTTAAGAGATACTTCTTAGCGCTATTTTCAGTCATATTTCTTTTCCTGCCGCAAACTGTAAATGCAGTTGGAAACAACGGTTCTGAAGATCCTCTGAAAAAAGGCGTGGATTACATTTACAACCTCGAATTTGAAAAAGCAGGGCAAGTGCTTGGCAATCTCCGTGAAAAAAGACCGGATGATCCGGCTCCGTATTTTTACACCGCAATGATCTATTGGGGAAAACTATTCTTCAACTATGACAGGAATGCCATTAAGGATCTCGATCTGTGGCTGGATAAAACTATAGAAGTTGCTGAAAAAAAACATAATGCAGAACCTGAAAATGGTGATGCTGTCTTCTACCTGGGCGGGGCATACGGTTTCAAGGGGAGAATTGCTCTCATAGAACGGAGCTGGCTCCAGACTTATTATTATGGGAAAAAAGGGAACAATCTGCTTCTTGATGCAGAAAATCTTGCTCCGGCAAATTATGACATTATGCTGGGACTCGGGATGTATAATTATTTTCTTGCCCGCGTACCTTCGGTAATCAAGGTCTTGTCATTCCTCTTATTTTTGAAAGGTGACAGCGATCTAGGCATCCAACAAATTGAACAATGCGCTGCTAAAGGAACGTACGCTGCTCCTGAAGCGAGGATAGTCCTTGCAAGCATATATACGTATTTTGAGAAAAAACCTGAAAAAGCCATAGAACATCTGAATGTACTGGTTCAAAAATATCCGGACAATCCAAGGTTCCTGTATACTCTGGCAATTGCCTATTCCAAAATGAGAGATGAAAAGAAGGCGCTTGTTATCGCAGCAGACATAGAAGACAAAATCAGCAAGAGAAGCCAGGGCATTATAGACCAATGGGGGCCGAGGACAAAATACCTGCAGGGTGAGATATTATTTGAACAGAATAAATATGCAGATGCAATGCCATTTTATTTAAATGCCATCACTGCCGCAAAAGGCAATAGCAACGACTGGGTAATCCAGTGGTCAAACATGAAGCTCGGCATGATAAATGATGCTCTTAAAAACAGAGAGCTTGCAAAAGAATATTACCGGAAGGTAATAGATTTGAACGAAATAGGTGAAGAAAATGTATATGTTAAAAACTATGCTAAACAATATATCTCAACTCCCTTTGTCCCCGGCTCACAGAACAACATTGAATGA
- a CDS encoding DUF4398 domain-containing protein, translated as MKKCFFVLMMVSFIFAGIIGCATSAAPQICEVSKILNEAWENGADTKASMEYYSAQSYLKSAKDEEEEYDFDAAKVFAAKALEQAKKALEKSK; from the coding sequence ATGAAGAAATGTTTTTTTGTTCTAATGATGGTTTCTTTTATATTTGCAGGAATTATAGGTTGTGCAACTTCTGCAGCTCCTCAGATTTGTGAAGTAAGCAAAATATTAAATGAAGCCTGGGAAAACGGAGCAGATACAAAAGCTTCCATGGAGTATTACAGCGCTCAATCCTACCTTAAATCTGCAAAAGATGAAGAGGAGGAGTATGATTTTGATGCAGCGAAAGTTTTTGCAGCAAAGGCGCTTGAGCAGGCAAAGAAGGCTTTGGAAAAGTCAAAGTAA
- a CDS encoding OmpA family protein, producing the protein MRKIRRGLSVAALAVAVALIFSGCAAQLMGQLDADKAKLAELAKQRNDYCPEGDRLFAEVQALIEQAGHEIIDEGNQKAHAADLLAKAEAGMAASAKAYAECKPPKRYHAPKAAFSMPSEAIEGEEVMIDGSASSDEDNDPLTFAWNLGDGSSASDKMVKHAFAKGTYKVTLTVSDILYSSEPVSKEIVVKEKSLPEVIKLKEINYENVHFAFDRADLNPDAKKILDENLVAIKSHPEYSVVVIGHTDSVGTDEYNNKLSMKRAGSVKKYYEKGGIAASLIEAIGKGEKEPAADNSTKEGRAKNRRVETELHLIKK; encoded by the coding sequence ATGCGTAAAATAAGAAGAGGGTTGTCTGTTGCTGCGTTAGCAGTGGCAGTAGCCCTGATTTTTTCCGGATGTGCTGCGCAATTGATGGGACAGCTCGATGCAGACAAGGCAAAGCTTGCAGAGCTGGCAAAACAAAGAAATGATTATTGTCCTGAAGGTGATAGGCTGTTTGCCGAAGTTCAGGCTCTTATTGAGCAGGCAGGCCATGAGATAATTGACGAAGGAAACCAGAAAGCTCATGCCGCTGATTTGCTTGCCAAGGCTGAAGCAGGAATGGCGGCTTCCGCAAAGGCTTATGCAGAATGCAAACCTCCTAAACGTTATCATGCTCCAAAGGCTGCTTTCTCGATGCCGTCTGAAGCGATAGAAGGTGAAGAGGTTATGATAGACGGAAGTGCATCATCTGATGAAGACAACGACCCACTTACATTTGCGTGGAATCTTGGCGACGGGAGTTCTGCTTCAGACAAGATGGTAAAACATGCGTTTGCTAAAGGAACATACAAGGTGACTCTCACTGTTTCCGACATACTCTATTCTTCTGAGCCTGTATCAAAGGAGATAGTTGTAAAAGAAAAGTCTCTGCCTGAAGTTATCAAACTGAAGGAAATCAACTATGAAAATGTCCACTTTGCATTTGATCGCGCTGATTTAAATCCTGATGCGAAAAAAATTCTCGATGAGAACCTAGTTGCAATCAAATCCCATCCCGAATACAGCGTTGTAGTCATTGGGCACACTGATAGCGTTGGTACAGATGAATACAATAATAAGCTTTCAATGAAAAGGGCGGGAAGCGTTAAGAAGTATTATGAAAAAGGCGGGATTGCTGCAAGTTTAATTGAAGCTATAGGCAAGGGTGAGAAAGAGCCTGCCGCAGACAACT